In Saccharothrix syringae, the following are encoded in one genomic region:
- a CDS encoding sensor histidine kinase, whose amino-acid sequence MRWGGRGTIPALDLAAALAMVATAWLVGRQYAPTSWGADPVAYGLTAVVFLPFALRRRAPVLVLATSTAALAVFLALGYVQLALNFWGPVLLLYTVAALRPPRTTAACTAAVALTLLWAALVTGLPWYIAMAEAVVIPAVAWAMGNVGRELALRNRQLAVLTERLRTEQELRTERALTEERLRIARELHDVVAHHMSVIAVQTGLAKYVFDDDPPTARAAVDTIGATSREALREMRRLLMVLRTDDEPGDTALTLAHLPELVERTRAAGLPVTLDLAPPEVERLPPGLQLCAYRVVQEALTNVIKHAGLAATAVRVRREADRLTVRVANEPGPPSTGDAGTGHGLLTMTERAALYQGTLSAGPRADGGFVVELTLPITPDEKAPTI is encoded by the coding sequence ATGCGCTGGGGCGGCAGGGGGACCATCCCGGCGCTGGACCTCGCGGCGGCCCTCGCCATGGTCGCCACGGCGTGGCTGGTCGGCCGGCAGTACGCGCCGACGAGCTGGGGCGCGGACCCGGTGGCCTACGGGCTCACCGCGGTGGTCTTCCTGCCGTTCGCGCTGCGCAGGCGTGCGCCGGTGCTCGTCCTGGCGACGAGCACCGCGGCGCTGGCCGTGTTCCTGGCGCTCGGCTACGTCCAGCTCGCGCTCAACTTCTGGGGGCCGGTCCTCCTGCTCTACACGGTCGCGGCGCTGCGCCCGCCCAGGACCACCGCCGCGTGCACCGCGGCGGTGGCGCTGACGCTGCTGTGGGCGGCGCTGGTGACGGGCCTGCCCTGGTACATCGCGATGGCGGAGGCCGTGGTGATCCCGGCGGTGGCGTGGGCGATGGGCAACGTGGGCCGTGAGCTGGCGCTGCGCAACCGGCAGCTCGCCGTGCTGACCGAGCGGCTGCGCACCGAGCAGGAGCTGCGGACCGAGCGCGCGTTGACCGAGGAGCGGTTGCGCATCGCCCGGGAGCTGCACGACGTCGTCGCGCACCACATGTCGGTGATCGCCGTGCAGACCGGGTTGGCCAAGTACGTCTTCGACGACGACCCGCCGACCGCGCGGGCCGCCGTGGACACCATCGGCGCCACCAGCCGGGAGGCGCTGCGCGAGATGCGCAGGCTGCTGATGGTGCTGCGCACCGACGACGAGCCCGGCGACACCGCGCTGACCCTGGCGCACCTGCCCGAGCTGGTCGAGCGCACGCGCGCGGCGGGCCTGCCGGTCACCCTCGACCTGGCGCCGCCGGAGGTCGAGCGGTTGCCGCCGGGCCTGCAGCTGTGCGCCTACCGGGTCGTGCAGGAGGCGCTCACCAACGTGATCAAGCACGCCGGGCTGGCCGCCACCGCCGTGCGGGTGCGCCGCGAGGCCGACCGGCTCACCGTGCGCGTCGCGAACGAGCCGGGCCCGCCGTCGACGGGCGACGCCGGCACCGGGCACGGCCTGCTCACCATGACCGAGCGGGCCGCGCTCTACCAGGGGACCCTGTCCGCGGGCCCCCGCGCGGACGGCGGCTTCGTGGTCGAGCTCACGCTGCCGATCACCCCGGACGAGAAGGCGCCGACGATATAA
- a CDS encoding response regulator, producing the protein MRGLPGATVLVVDDEVLIRAGLAALLRAAPGLEVVGEAADGHEAVALAAATRPDVVLMDIRMPGLDGIAATGRILADAPDPKPRVIVLTTFDLDEYVYAALRAGASGFLLKETEPHQVIAAVEAVAAGDVLFAPSVMQRLVEAYVRQPRRVPTPAPPGLGRLTPRELEILRLVATGRTNHEIADALTVSEATIKTHLNRTMTKLGLTSRAQAVVVAYETGLVIPRHQV; encoded by the coding sequence ATGAGGGGATTGCCCGGAGCCACGGTCCTGGTCGTCGACGACGAGGTGCTGATCCGCGCCGGCCTGGCCGCGCTGCTGCGCGCCGCGCCCGGCCTGGAGGTCGTCGGCGAGGCGGCGGACGGCCACGAAGCCGTCGCGCTCGCCGCCGCGACCAGACCCGACGTGGTCCTGATGGACATCAGGATGCCCGGCCTGGACGGCATCGCGGCCACCGGCCGCATCCTGGCCGACGCGCCCGACCCCAAGCCGCGCGTCATCGTGCTGACCACGTTCGACCTGGACGAGTACGTCTACGCCGCGCTGCGCGCCGGCGCCTCGGGCTTCCTGCTGAAGGAGACCGAGCCGCACCAGGTGATCGCCGCGGTCGAGGCCGTCGCCGCCGGGGACGTGCTGTTCGCGCCGTCGGTCATGCAGCGGCTCGTCGAGGCGTACGTCCGGCAACCGCGCCGCGTGCCGACACCGGCCCCGCCCGGCCTCGGCCGGCTGACCCCGCGGGAGCTGGAGATCCTCCGGCTCGTGGCGACCGGTCGGACCAACCACGAGATCGCCGACGCGCTCACCGTCAGCGAGGCCACGATCAAGACGCACCTCAACCGCACCATGACCAAACTGGGCCTCACCAGCCGGGCGCAAGCCGTCGTGGTGGCCTACGAGACAGGTCTGGTCATCCCTCGTCACCAGGTCTGA
- a CDS encoding RICIN domain-containing protein, with amino-acid sequence MLALVGLVTAALLTPVNVVGGVALADGTSTYPRVIRLEHADAAHQGRILASTNTDDSGTIHESTDGGASFHPIATIRTEPGPGEWSGSSTLFEFPRQLGASPAGTLIWATSINAVRGGRDRPNPNSRIVAWKSTDHGRGWQRVPTPIVTGTAGHGVWEPEFAVTDAGELVVHFSDKTQQPRYGQVLARRKSVDGGQTWGPTVNTVAVDARADAELHLEDSPGMAVVRRLPNGTSVMAYEYCNLEPVAEGGHGCRVYTRTSPDGWDWGSVTDRGTVAKTADGRHFVHAPTLAWAPGGSPNGRLLLIGRLVRAADTEGDPDTGPAPVLHPQSGSTVFANSSNGLGRWYELDSPVRITGFGTDEAHTTCQNYSSPLLPSADGSRVLHLATDRVGDHCTAFFATGPTYGSSDAGGVSTAVTYQITNLKSGKCLTAEGNSTADGTRVVQQPCDSARPAQEFRAVARGGGLFSVAKAGSSKCLDVPNGNTSAAPGDLVRLWSCNSTGAQDWKPSGVGRSTYLFATGNDDGLCLDLPRGALDNGVQAQLWNCTGVGAQLWHLRVRGDS; translated from the coding sequence GTGCTGGCACTTGTCGGGCTGGTCACGGCCGCGCTGCTGACCCCGGTGAACGTCGTCGGCGGTGTCGCCCTCGCGGACGGGACGTCGACGTACCCGCGCGTGATCCGGCTGGAGCACGCCGACGCCGCGCACCAGGGCCGGATCCTCGCCTCGACCAACACCGACGACAGCGGGACGATCCACGAGAGCACCGACGGCGGCGCCTCGTTCCACCCGATCGCGACCATCCGGACCGAACCGGGTCCGGGCGAGTGGTCCGGCAGTTCGACGCTGTTCGAGTTCCCCCGGCAGCTCGGCGCGAGCCCGGCGGGCACGCTGATCTGGGCCACCTCGATCAACGCCGTCCGCGGCGGGCGTGATCGGCCGAACCCGAACTCCCGGATCGTGGCGTGGAAGAGCACCGACCACGGCCGCGGCTGGCAGAGGGTGCCCACGCCGATCGTGACCGGGACCGCGGGCCACGGCGTCTGGGAGCCGGAGTTCGCGGTGACCGACGCCGGCGAGCTCGTGGTCCACTTCTCCGACAAGACCCAGCAACCCCGGTACGGGCAGGTGCTCGCCCGCCGGAAGTCCGTCGACGGTGGGCAGACCTGGGGACCGACGGTCAACACCGTCGCGGTGGACGCCCGCGCCGACGCCGAGCTGCACCTGGAGGACTCGCCGGGCATGGCCGTCGTGCGTCGGCTGCCGAATGGCACGTCCGTCATGGCCTACGAGTACTGCAACCTCGAACCGGTCGCGGAAGGGGGTCACGGTTGCCGGGTGTACACCCGCACCTCGCCGGACGGCTGGGACTGGGGCTCGGTGACGGATCGCGGGACGGTCGCGAAGACCGCGGACGGCAGGCACTTCGTCCACGCGCCCACGCTCGCCTGGGCGCCGGGCGGCAGTCCCAACGGACGGCTGCTGCTGATCGGGCGGCTGGTGCGCGCCGCCGACACCGAGGGCGATCCCGACACCGGTCCGGCCCCGGTCCTGCACCCGCAGAGCGGGAGCACGGTCTTCGCCAACAGCAGCAACGGGCTCGGCCGCTGGTACGAGCTCGACTCACCGGTGAGGATCACGGGCTTCGGCACCGACGAAGCCCACACGACGTGCCAGAACTACAGCTCGCCGCTCCTGCCTTCCGCGGACGGCTCGCGCGTGCTGCACCTCGCGACCGACCGGGTCGGCGACCACTGCACGGCCTTCTTCGCCACGGGACCGACCTACGGCTCGTCGGACGCCGGCGGCGTCAGCACCGCGGTGACCTACCAGATCACCAACCTCAAGAGCGGGAAGTGCCTCACCGCGGAGGGGAACTCGACCGCGGACGGGACCCGGGTCGTGCAGCAGCCGTGCGACAGCGCCAGGCCGGCCCAGGAGTTCAGGGCGGTCGCCCGGGGAGGCGGCCTGTTCTCCGTCGCGAAGGCCGGCTCCTCGAAGTGCCTCGACGTGCCCAACGGCAACACCTCGGCGGCCCCCGGCGACCTGGTCCGGCTCTGGAGCTGCAACAGCACCGGGGCGCAGGACTGGAAGCCGTCCGGGGTGGGCCGTTCGACCTACCTTTTCGCGACGGGGAACGACGACGGCCTCTGCCTCGACCTCCCGCGGGGCGCGCTCGACAACGGCGTCCAGGCGCAGCTGTGGAACTGCACCGGCGTCGGGGCGCAGCTGTGGCACCTCCGGGTCCGCGGGGACTCCTGA
- a CDS encoding tetratricopeptide repeat protein — protein MTPGHNAHNSLTGDATVAVQAGAIHGDVHITTHASTRTVPRQLPADGGGLTGREDLLARLDALPPSGLVVLSGMAGVGKTALVLHWANRVIHEFPDGQLYVDLHGFGGGEPLRPQDALAAFLRALGYARPEELATVEERAAHFRTLMSGRRALVVLDNALSADHVRPLLPGPAGGVVVVISRHQLSGLVVQHAATALRVEPLAEDAGMTLLRAQIGDRARHPIAGTLVRLCAGLPLALRIVSERISRFPSTDLDGVVADLADEHARLDVLDTHDDDARSAVRTVFSWSVRSLPAPEARAFRLLGLHPGAEFSANAVAALLDDSHLTATTLLRSLARRHLVLDLGSDRFGLHDLLRIYARETCDLVDTVEDRQAAVVRLFDHYLHMADRVGRIVMPHRLRFPLSGRAAALLDIRDRQDALRWLDLERRNLEAMCAIDDPMLDGRRWQLAYALRDYYFLTKALDGWLTTHRQALLACVRANDPLAEARTRNNLGMVLVEMNELDEAVEHYRRALELFEELGDGHGRSNALANEAAVLRRRGEFAAALRNQKLALDWYRGSGAHRNVGITLRSMALVETELGHFDDAVEHIEEAVDIAIGLGSELDAAEGFGRLGRIRHRAGDHLLAEIAFRQAALHARSCGSKHEEARALQELGALAASAGDLDEARRRWNAALELYRASGSTEGSTVAEALARLPTSQ, from the coding sequence ATGACTCCTGGGCACAACGCGCACAACAGCCTCACCGGTGATGCGACGGTCGCCGTGCAAGCCGGCGCCATCCACGGTGATGTGCACATCACGACGCACGCCTCCACGAGGACCGTACCCCGTCAGCTCCCGGCTGACGGCGGCGGGCTGACCGGCCGTGAGGATCTGCTCGCCCGGCTGGACGCGCTGCCGCCCAGCGGGCTCGTCGTCCTGTCCGGCATGGCCGGTGTCGGCAAGACGGCACTCGTGCTGCACTGGGCGAACCGCGTGATCCACGAGTTCCCCGACGGGCAGCTCTACGTCGACCTGCACGGTTTCGGAGGAGGCGAGCCGCTGCGCCCGCAGGACGCGTTGGCGGCCTTCCTGCGCGCGCTCGGGTATGCGCGACCGGAAGAACTGGCCACGGTCGAAGAACGCGCCGCGCACTTCCGGACGTTGATGAGCGGACGCCGGGCACTCGTCGTGCTGGACAACGCGCTGTCCGCGGACCACGTCCGGCCACTGCTGCCGGGTCCCGCCGGGGGTGTGGTGGTCGTGATCAGCCGCCATCAGCTCAGCGGACTCGTGGTCCAGCACGCGGCCACCGCGCTCCGGGTCGAGCCACTGGCCGAAGACGCCGGCATGACGCTCCTGCGCGCACAGATCGGCGATCGGGCCCGTCACCCCATCGCAGGCACGTTGGTGCGGTTGTGCGCCGGACTGCCGCTGGCGTTGCGCATCGTGTCCGAGCGGATCAGCCGCTTCCCGTCCACCGACCTCGACGGCGTCGTGGCCGACCTCGCCGATGAACACGCGCGCCTCGATGTGCTCGACACCCACGACGACGACGCCCGTTCCGCGGTGCGAACCGTGTTCTCCTGGTCCGTTCGATCACTGCCGGCACCGGAGGCCAGGGCATTCCGATTACTCGGGTTGCACCCCGGTGCGGAGTTCAGCGCGAACGCCGTGGCCGCGCTTCTCGACGACTCGCACCTCACCGCCACCACGCTACTGCGGTCGTTGGCGCGCAGGCACCTCGTCCTCGACCTGGGATCCGACCGCTTCGGCCTGCACGACCTGCTGCGCATCTACGCGCGGGAGACGTGCGACCTGGTCGACACCGTCGAGGACCGACAAGCCGCGGTCGTGCGGTTGTTCGACCACTACCTGCACATGGCGGACCGCGTCGGGCGGATCGTCATGCCACACCGGCTCCGCTTCCCGCTCAGCGGACGAGCAGCAGCCCTTCTCGACATCCGGGATCGCCAGGACGCGCTGCGGTGGCTCGACCTCGAACGTCGGAACCTCGAAGCGATGTGCGCCATCGACGACCCGATGCTGGACGGGCGGCGCTGGCAGCTCGCATATGCGCTGCGGGACTACTACTTCCTGACCAAAGCTCTCGACGGCTGGTTGACCACCCATCGACAAGCGCTCCTCGCGTGCGTTCGCGCGAATGACCCGCTCGCCGAAGCACGCACCCGCAACAACCTCGGCATGGTGCTGGTCGAGATGAACGAACTGGACGAAGCGGTGGAGCACTACCGGCGGGCGCTGGAGCTGTTCGAAGAACTCGGCGATGGGCATGGGAGAAGCAACGCACTCGCCAACGAGGCGGCCGTACTCCGCCGGCGCGGCGAATTCGCGGCCGCGCTGCGCAACCAGAAGCTCGCGCTCGACTGGTACCGCGGCAGCGGCGCGCACCGGAACGTCGGGATCACGTTGCGCAGCATGGCCCTCGTGGAGACGGAACTGGGCCACTTCGACGACGCGGTCGAGCACATCGAGGAGGCTGTCGACATCGCGATCGGACTCGGCTCGGAACTGGACGCGGCCGAGGGGTTCGGCAGGCTCGGTCGGATCCGGCACCGCGCAGGTGACCACCTCCTGGCCGAGATCGCGTTCCGCCAGGCCGCTCTGCACGCGAGGTCTTGCGGCAGCAAGCACGAGGAGGCACGCGCACTTCAAGAACTCGGTGCGCTCGCCGCGTCGGCAGGTGATCTCGACGAAGCGCGGCGCCGGTGGAACGCCGCACTGGAGTTGTACCGCGCATCGGGGTCCACCGAGGGAAGCACCGTGGCGGAAGCACTCGCGCGGTTGCCTACCAGTCAGTAA
- a CDS encoding TIR domain-containing protein has product MEAKARSSRLDELIDRIPVLDRLAQQVQIDDVAAGARTAKQLGDAYDEWFTSCLLLLPSDLREKFRFEYEGSVRTLQYRIKHFLHEPVKPRPKFFGGRQKRPSEHQGLLSYWQHPYTDRFKGPLTTQKQLLLEARARLDQQASSAEALSYREVQEEPVPEPDRDRTVFVIHGRDKKARRALFDFLRAIGLQPLEWSQVLAEVRQGSPKIGDALQAVLGKGRAVIVLATPDDVVQLKAEHADDEHDPETQPAGQARPNVIYETGMAMMLIPERTILVELGKVRRFTDLDGHFVVRLNNDPAPRKLLAQRLSDVGCAVDLRGSDWLEAGDLTPPVVTTNTGVASTPPVTGLRQTGDDGVQLGNFTVTPDHKVYGEAHNTGSSPQHLVLKVTFYDANRRILGTGSGAVNDLAPQQTKTFTLTTSDAVGGYQDYKVEVESAF; this is encoded by the coding sequence GTGGAGGCGAAGGCCCGGTCGAGCAGGCTGGACGAGCTCATCGACCGGATCCCGGTGCTCGACCGGTTGGCCCAGCAGGTGCAGATCGACGACGTCGCCGCAGGGGCGCGCACGGCGAAGCAGCTCGGTGACGCTTACGACGAATGGTTCACGAGCTGCCTCTTGCTGCTGCCGAGCGACTTGCGCGAGAAGTTCCGCTTCGAGTACGAAGGCAGCGTCCGCACGCTGCAATACCGCATCAAGCACTTCCTCCACGAGCCCGTGAAGCCCCGGCCGAAGTTCTTCGGTGGTCGGCAGAAGCGGCCGAGTGAGCACCAAGGTCTGCTCAGTTACTGGCAGCACCCCTACACCGACCGGTTCAAGGGTCCTCTCACGACGCAGAAGCAACTGCTGCTGGAGGCCCGCGCCAGGCTCGACCAACAGGCTTCGTCCGCCGAAGCGCTGTCCTACCGCGAAGTCCAGGAGGAGCCGGTGCCCGAGCCGGACAGGGATCGCACGGTCTTCGTGATCCACGGACGCGACAAGAAAGCGCGACGTGCGCTGTTCGACTTCCTGCGGGCGATCGGCCTGCAGCCGCTGGAGTGGTCCCAGGTGCTGGCCGAGGTCCGGCAGGGCTCACCGAAGATCGGCGATGCCCTCCAAGCCGTCCTGGGCAAGGGCCGCGCCGTGATCGTGCTCGCCACGCCGGACGACGTCGTGCAGCTCAAGGCCGAACACGCCGACGACGAACACGACCCGGAGACGCAGCCCGCGGGACAGGCCCGTCCGAACGTCATCTACGAGACCGGCATGGCGATGATGTTGATCCCGGAGCGCACGATCCTGGTCGAACTCGGCAAGGTGCGGAGGTTCACGGACCTCGACGGGCATTTCGTGGTGCGGTTGAACAACGACCCCGCACCGCGCAAGCTCCTCGCCCAGCGCCTGTCCGACGTCGGGTGCGCGGTCGACCTGCGCGGGAGCGACTGGCTCGAGGCGGGCGACCTCACCCCACCGGTCGTGACGACGAACACCGGGGTTGCTTCGACACCTCCGGTCACCGGCCTGAGGCAAACGGGTGACGACGGCGTCCAACTGGGCAACTTCACCGTCACTCCCGACCACAAGGTGTACGGCGAGGCGCACAACACCGGGTCTTCCCCCCAGCACTTGGTCCTCAAAGTCACCTTCTACGACGCGAACCGCAGGATTCTCGGCACGGGGAGCGGTGCGGTGAACGACCTCGCGCCGCAGCAGACGAAGACCTTCACCTTGACGACGTCGGACGCGGTCGGCGGCTACCAGGACTACAAGGTCGAAGTCGAGAGCGCGTTCTGA
- a CDS encoding TIR domain-containing protein, protein MDFYKVAIVSCDIRGHSATSARDQVHRVEKINRIVAATIGSCEPGAVVWSSGGDGGHVAFRRAAWQQPAVTLLVELISWAKAERVPLRITCHFGEVCDVLGADDRVQLVGSGINYAGWLLGQVVADDVVASEDFRREMESSATDPAVTFHSPLPFPGRDFPTLLLYLLSLDDTVPSWPVENLGDLARLKNPSAPANDYRKHWDALYFTKRIWQTHSSSKIATSELKRASLNLQYRDRSSNELKSNPLLNRFKDDELESMLKLGQLVERTEGEFICRFDEPGDSLFVILRGQVGVYNSEGKGYHGDAAPMYPYDVGEIVGDFAFALGRHRTADLVALTDVSLLSFNNLDVQSKLLGDDDVGKAAATQFYAYISERILEHVSDNVSYLAGPKGNPIGPLTVGPDSPDDPLQPLRRYCELVPLTTFRVSLDNIAPQDRPKGLCILVAGTLRTETNHELDGREFPIIWIDLHDLQVPPRTYTNLASPLASPKILRIDPKDVDELTGRQKDALFKVLSRVGRRSEDDYRYDVFLCHSSEDKPVVLEVLKRLEEARLECWYDDKDMWPGDTTLSTIEYGVKHSRRILIFASRSYSKSAWTALETAIFTHLQVKNPVDRAIQILVIDQDFDVDDLPGSIRIKQRVEYLGPASIDRLIEVLRS, encoded by the coding sequence GACGAGTGCGCGCGACCAGGTCCACCGGGTCGAGAAGATCAACCGGATCGTGGCGGCAACGATCGGATCATGCGAGCCGGGAGCGGTCGTCTGGTCGTCCGGGGGCGACGGCGGTCACGTGGCCTTCCGGCGGGCCGCCTGGCAGCAGCCTGCCGTCACCCTGCTCGTCGAGTTGATCTCGTGGGCGAAGGCGGAGCGCGTGCCGCTGCGCATCACCTGCCACTTCGGCGAGGTCTGCGACGTCCTCGGCGCCGACGACCGGGTCCAACTCGTCGGCAGCGGCATCAACTACGCGGGGTGGCTGCTGGGGCAGGTCGTCGCGGACGACGTAGTCGCCTCGGAGGATTTCCGACGTGAGATGGAATCGTCGGCAACCGATCCGGCCGTGACTTTCCACTCCCCCTTGCCCTTTCCCGGCCGCGACTTTCCGACACTGCTGCTCTACCTGCTCTCCCTGGACGACACCGTTCCCTCCTGGCCGGTGGAGAACCTGGGAGATCTGGCCCGATTGAAGAACCCGTCAGCACCGGCGAACGACTACCGGAAACACTGGGACGCACTGTACTTCACCAAGCGGATCTGGCAGACGCACTCGTCTTCGAAGATCGCCACCAGTGAACTCAAAAGAGCGTCCCTGAACCTCCAGTACCGCGACCGCAGCAGCAATGAGCTCAAGTCGAATCCGCTGTTGAACCGCTTCAAGGACGACGAACTGGAGAGCATGCTGAAGCTGGGCCAGCTCGTGGAGCGGACCGAGGGCGAGTTCATCTGCCGTTTCGACGAACCCGGTGACTCCCTGTTCGTCATCCTGCGCGGCCAGGTCGGCGTGTACAACTCCGAGGGCAAGGGCTACCACGGCGACGCCGCACCGATGTACCCCTACGACGTGGGCGAGATCGTCGGCGACTTCGCCTTCGCGCTGGGGCGCCACCGCACCGCCGACCTGGTGGCGCTGACGGACGTGTCGTTGCTGTCGTTCAACAACCTCGACGTCCAGTCGAAGCTGCTCGGGGACGACGACGTGGGCAAGGCCGCGGCCACCCAGTTCTACGCGTACATCAGCGAACGCATCCTCGAACACGTCAGCGACAACGTCTCGTACCTGGCGGGTCCCAAGGGCAACCCGATCGGTCCCCTCACGGTCGGGCCGGACTCCCCGGACGACCCGCTCCAGCCCCTGCGCAGGTATTGCGAGCTCGTGCCGCTCACCACGTTCCGGGTCTCCCTGGACAACATCGCTCCGCAGGATCGGCCCAAGGGCCTGTGCATCCTCGTCGCCGGCACGCTGCGCACCGAGACCAACCACGAGCTGGACGGGCGGGAGTTCCCGATCATCTGGATCGACCTGCACGACCTGCAGGTCCCGCCGCGCACCTACACCAACCTCGCATCACCCCTCGCATCACCGAAAATCCTGCGCATCGACCCCAAGGACGTCGACGAACTGACCGGCCGGCAGAAGGACGCCCTGTTCAAGGTGCTGTCCCGCGTCGGCCGACGGTCCGAGGACGACTACCGGTACGACGTGTTCCTGTGCCACTCCAGCGAGGACAAACCCGTCGTCCTCGAGGTGCTGAAGCGCTTGGAGGAAGCGCGCCTGGAGTGCTGGTACGACGACAAGGACATGTGGCCGGGCGACACGACCCTGAGCACCATCGAGTACGGGGTCAAGCACAGCCGGCGAATACTCATCTTCGCCAGCCGCTCGTACTCGAAATCCGCCTGGACGGCGCTGGAAACGGCGATCTTCACGCATCTCCAGGTCAAGAATCCCGTCGACCGGGCGATCCAGATCCTGGTGATCGACCAGGACTTCGACGTGGACGACCTGCCCGGGAGCATCCGGATCAAGCAGCGGGTCGAGTACCTGGGACCGGCCAGCATCGATCGGTTGATCGAAGTCCTCCGTTCGTGA